The DNA region CATGGACGCCTGCCTGGAAACGGGCGTGGATTATCTGGACACGGCCAATTACGAGCCCCTGGACGAGGCCAAGTTCGAGTACAAATGGCAGTGGGCCTACCAGGATCGCTTCAAGGCCAAGGGCCTCATGGCGCTTTTGGGCTCGGGCTTCGATCCTGGCGTGACCAACGTCTACTGCGCCTACGCCCAAAAACATCTTTTTGATGAAATCCATGAACTGGACATCATCGACTGCAATGCGGGCGATCACGGCCAGCCCTTTGCGACCAATTTCAATCCCGAGATCAATATCCGCGAGATCACCCAGCGCGGTCGCTATTGGGAACGGGGCGAATGGGTCGAGACCGATCCCCTGTCCTGGCGCATGAGCTACGACTTCCCCGAGGGTATCGGTTCCAAGGACTGCTACCTCATGTACCACGAGGAACTCGAATCCCTGGTCCGGAACATCCGGGGCCTCAAGCGCGCGCGTTTCTGGATGACCTTTTCCCAGAACTATCTCAACCA from Deltaproteobacteria bacterium includes:
- a CDS encoding saccharopine dehydrogenase family protein, translating into MDACLETGVDYLDTANYEPLDEAKFEYKWQWAYQDRFKAKGLMALLGSGFDPGVTNVYCAYAQKHLFDEIHELDIIDCNAGDHGQPFATNFNPEINIREITQRGRYWERGEWVETDPLSWRMSYDFPEGIGSKDCYLMYHEELESLVRNIRGLKRARFWMTFSQNYLNHLKVLEGIGMTSIEPVDYQGQKIVPLQFLKAVLPEPGSLGPLTKGRTCIGCVMKGIKDGRERKAYIYNICSHEEAYREVGSQAISYTTGVPAMIGAMMMLTGKWRGAGVFNMEQLDPDPFMDKLNLHGLPWVVVDL